In Primulina eburnea isolate SZY01 chromosome 5, ASM2296580v1, whole genome shotgun sequence, a single window of DNA contains:
- the LOC140831591 gene encoding NAC domain-containing protein 100-like — MYVFPKMEQGSAAGPSQLPAKINNDKYGDFCVEELPPGFRFHPTDEEIIVHYLVKKVMDRRFAAGAIGEADLNKSEPWDLPKKAKTGEKEWFFFCQKDKKYPTGTRTNRATECGYWKATGKDREIKCKGRNSLVGMKKTLVFYRGRAPKGEKTNWVMHEYRLEGDFSNYNFSKAAKEEWVVCKVFHKNIGAKLASMESHLLDSPSPTHLPSLADYSCSNNNQKTDSRFAIDPDHEYKEDISNSSSRIILNNPMVPTLQHAQRNFLPPHNLATTYHESNSRLPNPNPLFYPQIPLPNPPAFPYQASSSLGTGSISSYATNFPFKGTVVDQENLKQLLASKMRKTEHFSGNDSMVSRSQETGLSAEVVNEITSVVSKGDIESKIAPIFDDDQELEGLSFSPNNISDFDSLWRY, encoded by the exons AAATGGAACAAGGGTCTGCTGCAGGTCCATCTCAGCTACCGGCTAAGATTAATAACGATAAATACGGCGATTTTTGCGTGGAGGAGTTGCCTCCAGGGTTTCGATTCCATCCGACGGATGAGGAGATTATTGTTCATTATCTTGTGAAGAAGGTTATGGATAGAAGGTTCGCTGCGGGAGCTATTGGAGAAGCTGATCTCAACAAGTCTGAACCTTGGGATTTGCCGA AAAAAGCAAAGACGGGAGAAAAGGAATGGTTCTTCTTTTGCCAAAAGGACAAAAAATACCCAACAGGAACGAGAACAAATAGGGCAACAGAGTGTGGATATTGGAAGGCAACTGGCAAAGATAGGGAGATAAAATGCAAGGGTAGAAATAGCCTCGTTGGGATGAAAAAGACCCTTGTTTTTTACAGAGGGAGAGCTCCTAAAGGGGAGAAAACCAATTGGGTCATGCATGAATATAGGTTGGAGGGCGATTTTTCGAATTACAACTTCTCCAAGGCAGCCAAG GAAGAATGGGTTGTTTGCAAAGTTTTTCACAAGAACATAGGAGCCAAACTAGCAAGCATGGAGTCTCATTTGTTGGATAGTCCTAGTCCTACACATCTTCCCTCATTGGCAGACTATTCATGTTCGAACAATAATCAAAAGACCGATTCAAGATTCGCCATAGATCCTGACCATGAATACAAGGAAGATATTTCCAACTCATCATCAAGAATAATCTTGAACAACCCTATGGTACCAACTTTACAACATGCCCAAAGAAACTTCCTCCCCCCTCACAATCTCGCCACAACTTATCATGAATCTAACTCTCGCCTTCCAAATCCGAACCCCCTTTTCTACCCTCAAATTCCTCTTCCGAATCCACCAGCATTCCCCTATCAGGCCTCGTCATCTCTTGGCACGGGTTCAATTTCGAGCTATGCGACTAACTTTCCCTTCAAGGGTACTGTTGTTGATCAAGAAAATCTGAAGCAGCTTCTTGCCTCGAAAATGCGCAAAACGGAGCATTTTTCAGGCAACGATTCTATGGTCAGCCGCTCTCAAGAAACTGGACTGAGcgctgaagttgtcaatgaaATAACTTCCGTAGTTTCCAAAGGAGACATCGAAAGCAAGATTGCACCAATATTTGATGATGATCAAGAACTTGAGGGCCTATCTTTTAGTCCTAATAATATTTCGGATTTCGATTCTCTGTGGAGGTACTGA